A region of the Peptococcaceae bacterium 1198_IL3148 genome:
TGCCCTATCCTTTTGATGGGTAAGAGCCATGAATATTATCACCAATTATTGGGAAAATAATTCCCAAGGAACAATAAAATTTAAAACGGTAAGAAACCTATTTACACATAACTATTTATACTCCCCTTATATGAGTTGTATTCGCGTTTTGAACGTGAAGGTGAGCATTATGAGCTGCTTAAAACCCATAAAAAGTGGGATAAGTTGTATACATTCTTCCGTAATATAGACAATCCCCAACTGTAGGTATTGACTTTTGCAGTTCAGTAGAAGTATTTGGGTTTTTGGCTATTAATTTATTAGCGTTACTCTTTTGCAAAACATTGTTTTTAAATATAATTATTTCATCTTTATAAATTCCCTGATATTTATCAGGAATTTCATTTATACAATCAAGTACTTGTGCATAATTATGTCGGAGTAAATCGTCTTTATCAAGTAAATCCAGCTTAATATTAGCTATGCAATAGCATTCTAAAATATTAGCATCCTTATATCTATAGATGGAAACCAAACTTAGTATCTGTTCAGCTTGAAACCACTTCTGTTCATTAATTAATTCTAGGGCACTTTGATATTTTTTTTCCAAATTAACAGATGTGTGGCAAACGATAATTACACTAGAAACTAATATAGTTAAAAAAGTACATAGCCAAAGCAATTCATTTTTGTCCTCGACAAATTTGAACTTCTTACTTGGCAAAGTTACATCCACCCCCAGTTATTAAGTGCACATTCTCTGACATAAAATGAAAGTGCATATTCTGTTATAATAACAACGTCCCTCTGTACGGCCTCTTTATGGTTTTACCCAGCCATTAACAAGGCCCTTCCATAATTACTCAAAAATGGGTAGCGTTGTTCTTTAATGTTTTGGAAGGACATAATATTGCCCTTATATCTATTATAACTAAGGTTGAGATGTTATTTCTAGGGTTTACTTTGATATTGGCTCTGTTAAAGGTAAATGTTGATATTTTGTGTATTTTCCCATTCTCTGCTACAATTTAGTAGGTGATTTAGTTCGGCAGGAGGAAAGCGGGATAGAGAAAAGAACTTAATCGATACTACCAATACTCTGCTTTATCGAACACGCAAAAGTAATGAATGGATTACTTTTGTGGAGTGTATGATTAAAGGTTATTCCCTGCGAAAGTCTGCTGAATTTGTAGACCAGCTAGTTAGTCAAGTAGAAAATCAAAAATATCAATATATTTACTTAAATAAAATTGGGTATAACAAATAAACCAAAGAAAAATTTCTAACTTTAGCAGGTTGAAAATCATTTTGGATTTAAGGTTTTAAGTTAAATTTACGCTACCTTGGGTAAACGGTTTTCATAAGTTTGACAATGTTCTTGGGGAGTAATAAGAACAAACGTTTTTCTATCCCATGAAGGAAAAAAATTTAAAAATTGAGCGAAACAGATTACTCAATATTATATCCCTATATGAAAGGAGGGAGTTAGATGAAGAAAGTTAAACTGTTTTTCGATATTATTGAGGAAGAGAAATGGTTGAATAAGCAATTACAAATGGGTTATCTCTGTTCAAACATTAGCGGATTAGGAGTATATACATTTAAAAATACTAGCGAAGACTATGTTATACGATTGGATTATCAAAATTACATGCCAGCAGAAAAGTTTGAAGAATACAAAACAATATACGAAGACTTCGGCTGGAAACATATAAAAGGCTCAAGATTTGGCAGCATTCAATATTGGCAAAAGTTAGCTGATGGTCATGAGGATATTTTTTCTGACCGTGAATCAAATATTCATTATTATAAGCGATTAATGAACTATTTACTATCATTAACAGTTATGTTATTGGTGATTAGCTTTATGATATACAAAGATTCAAGTTTGTATGAAACTAAAGGACTTTGGGATATGGAACGCTCACTGTTTTGGAAAGCGTTTTTATTTGAAACACCATTTGTCATTATTAAACTACTTCCACTAATTATGTGTGTTTTTTTGGGAATTAGCTACTTGAAAGTATATCGCCAATATTTTATGTTAAAAGAAAAGTAGAATTTCTAGAGACAACAATACAGTGAATAATTAAGACTGTCTTACTATCTGACAATATTTGTTACACATCATCTATAAAATGCGTCAGAGGTGCATCTTTTGGTTGCACCTCTGA
Encoded here:
- a CDS encoding DUF2812 domain-containing protein; translation: MKKVKLFFDIIEEEKWLNKQLQMGYLCSNISGLGVYTFKNTSEDYVIRLDYQNYMPAEKFEEYKTIYEDFGWKHIKGSRFGSIQYWQKLADGHEDIFSDRESNIHYYKRLMNYLLSLTVMLLVISFMIYKDSSLYETKGLWDMERSLFWKAFLFETPFVIIKLLPLIMCVFLGISYLKVYRQYFMLKEK